Below is a genomic region from Castanea sativa cultivar Marrone di Chiusa Pesio chromosome 2, ASM4071231v1.
AGCAAACAGCTCCTTCTTTGTTAAAGGTATGAGTATGAATGTTGTAGAAGAAGATGGTTCCAGATTTCATCTCTTACAATGTCGCTTACACCATTTCTTCACTTACAAACCACATATTCCTGCATTACATATTCCACTcttgtcaatttttttggataagtgaGTGTTGCCCCCAATTGGGAAGGGACGATTCAAACTAGTGACCTTTGCTTCAGGAGGCATGGTCCCAATCAATTATACTACATGTCATATTTATAACAAGAATTTCATAAGATTCTGTCCTAATTTAGTCGTTTGTTACTCATTATGTTGCTTTTCTGGCTTTGCTGTTTTCTGAAACATAACAGATAAACTGCAACCAAGGTGTCATGTTGGGCCATCCTCTCAAGAAACTACATCAAGTCGCCGGCATATTATAGGGTGTACTGGTGTGTCATTGGTTACCACACTGACCTTCAACTATGGCTTGACGCCACCGGTTGTTTGGGCTGAAGACAAGTCAAATGGCCAAGAGGAAGAGGATACAGGAGTTATAGGGGCCATCACATCGCTATTTGATCCCAATGAGAAGACTAAGTCTGGTAAATTGTTGCCAAAGGCCTACTTGAAGTCAGCGAGAGAGGTTGTGAAGACACTGCGGGAGTCCTTAAAGGAAGACCCAAAAGATATTGCTAAGTTTAGACGCACAGCAGATGCAGCAAAGGAGTCAATTCGAGAGTATTTGAGCAATTGGAGAGGACAACAAACTGTGGTTCAAGAGGTACTTTTGACTAAACTTAGAAGACTTAGAAAGCACACAAGGATTTGTCATGTTTTTGTTAGATGATAACTAATGAATACACAATTTGGTGCCTCACTTGTAGGAATCATATGTTGTGATAGAGAAAGCTATTAGATCATTAGCCAGCTTCT
It encodes:
- the LOC142623823 gene encoding photosystem II D1 precursor processing protein PSB27-H2, chloroplastic, which codes for MEVFLAPKTCPSVLFKRIKNILKPDNEYKLQPRCHVGPSSQETTSSRRHIIGCTGVSLVTTLTFNYGLTPPVVWAEDKSNGQEEEDTGVIGAITSLFDPNEKTKSGKLLPKAYLKSAREVVKTLRESLKEDPKDIAKFRRTADAAKESIREYLSNWRGQQTVVQEESYVVIEKAIRSLASFYSKAGPSAALPEKVKSEILDDLNAAEGSL